In Pseudomonas deceptionensis, a single window of DNA contains:
- a CDS encoding ArnT family glycosyltransferase, whose amino-acid sequence MIDIKRWNSEQKALLVLLAASAVLLLLGLGSRELWGPETRWANIALQMLQSGDYLDPYLKGSPYYDKPLPSYWLITATAGLMGGLGHWSLRLSSVLAAWLSVWLVYAIGEQLFRKGTGLIAGWMLATTFYFVFWARVATADILTVFGLLAAVWWYWRGPEDTRLSRYCVFFLLLAVTSLLKGLIGFILPGLVLLPHLLSEQRWKRHLNLRLVLALLIAGAVYMLPFVLSHLYGATTYGESGLGLVLRENVVRFFNPFDHMGPIYTYLIYLPAYTLPWAPFWMIGLWVAVRQWRHIEPNTRWLVWGLGLLFVFFTASGSRRSYYVLPLVPFAQLLAAWWVTRRMAQGKSSARGWKIGFGVSATVLLLVLGVFYPWSNGGGGVVQFGQDVKARASEQAPWDQWRMVMIDVDNKLPMYVQNQGEPFFYVEQGQDFPREGDSAGLMAWLDKTSGQHFNPQRTLIFAQYRSGDPLPLGYLSVDHQTLTSQPDNGDRLLHRREGGSVVYLPAVVDGSTR is encoded by the coding sequence TGATCGACATCAAACGCTGGAACTCCGAGCAAAAGGCCTTGCTGGTGTTGTTGGCCGCGTCTGCCGTGCTGTTGTTGCTGGGGCTGGGGTCGCGGGAACTCTGGGGCCCGGAAACCCGCTGGGCCAATATCGCCCTGCAGATGCTGCAAAGCGGTGACTACCTGGACCCTTACCTCAAGGGCTCGCCCTACTACGACAAACCCTTGCCCTCCTATTGGCTGATCACTGCCACCGCCGGGCTGATGGGCGGCCTGGGCCATTGGTCGCTGCGCCTGTCGTCGGTGCTTGCCGCCTGGCTGAGCGTCTGGCTGGTGTACGCGATCGGCGAACAGCTGTTTCGCAAAGGCACCGGGCTGATTGCCGGCTGGATGCTGGCCACCACGTTTTACTTTGTGTTTTGGGCGCGGGTGGCCACGGCCGACATTCTGACCGTGTTCGGCCTGCTGGCAGCGGTGTGGTGGTACTGGCGCGGGCCTGAAGACACGCGCCTGAGCCGTTACTGCGTGTTCTTCCTGCTGCTGGCAGTGACTTCACTGCTCAAGGGGCTGATCGGTTTTATCCTGCCCGGGCTGGTGCTGCTGCCTCATCTGTTGAGCGAGCAACGCTGGAAACGTCACCTCAACCTGCGCCTGGTGTTGGCGTTACTGATTGCCGGGGCGGTGTACATGCTGCCCTTTGTGTTGTCGCATCTGTATGGCGCGACCACCTATGGCGAAAGCGGGTTGGGCCTGGTGCTGCGTGAAAACGTGGTGCGTTTCTTCAACCCCTTCGACCATATGGGGCCGATTTACACCTATCTGATCTACTTGCCGGCGTACACCCTGCCGTGGGCACCGTTCTGGATGATAGGGCTGTGGGTCGCCGTGCGTCAGTGGCGGCATATCGAACCCAATACGCGATGGCTGGTGTGGGGGCTGGGATTGTTGTTTGTATTCTTCACCGCCAGCGGCAGCCGTCGCAGCTATTACGTGCTGCCGTTGGTGCCCTTTGCCCAGTTACTGGCCGCCTGGTGGGTCACGCGGCGGATGGCGCAAGGCAAGAGCAGCGCCCGTGGCTGGAAGATCGGCTTTGGCGTCAGTGCGACAGTGCTGCTGTTGGTACTGGGCGTGTTCTACCCCTGGTCCAACGGCGGCGGCGGGGTTGTCCAGTTCGGTCAGGACGTCAAGGCGCGGGCCAGCGAGCAAGCCCCTTGGGATCAGTGGCGCATGGTGATGATCGATGTCGATAACAAGCTGCCGATGTATGTGCAGAACCAGGGCGAGCCGTTTTTCTATGTCGAGCAGGGCCAGGACTTCCCCCGTGAAGGCGACAGCGCCGGCTTGATGGCCTGGCTGGACAAAACCAGCGGCCAGCATTTCAACCCGCAACGCACACTGATCTTCGCCCAGTACCGCAGCGGCGACCCCCTGCCCCTTGGCTACCTGAGCGTGGATCACCAGACCCTCACCAGCCAGCCCGATAACGGTGACCGGCTGCTGCATCGGCGTGAAGGCGGGAGTGTTGTGTATCTGCCCGCCGTGGTGGACGGGAGCACCAGGTAA
- a CDS encoding MFS transporter, with protein sequence MSQSATASLISDDDKNAIYKRITLRLIPFIFICYLFNYLDRVNVGFAKLQMLDALKFSETVYGLGAGIFFIGYVLCGVPSNLALTRFGPRRWIAVMMITWGTLSTCLMFVTTPAGFYTLRLLTGAAEAGFFPGVVLYLSQWFPSFRRGRIMALFMCAIPVSGLIGGPFSGWILSHFAAGQGGLAGWQWMFLLQGIPTVVLGGLAVYLLSDSFANAKWLGAHERAVLEADHRLDAASKPASSSTDSLLAVFKNPAIWAFGLIYFCIQSGVYAINFWLPSIIKNLGFSDTLVIGWISAIPYLLAAVFMLLVGRSADLHKERRWHLVVPMLMGALGLVIAVNFATQPAIAILGLTIATMGALTGLPMFWPVPTAMLSAGAAAGGLALINSMGQMAGFLSPYLVGFVKDATGSTDAALYFLAAVIVGGSLLALRMTRGIKHA encoded by the coding sequence ATGTCACAGAGCGCCACCGCGTCGCTGATCAGCGATGACGATAAAAACGCCATCTACAAGCGCATCACCCTGCGTTTGATCCCCTTCATTTTCATCTGCTATCTGTTCAATTACCTCGACCGGGTAAACGTCGGCTTTGCCAAGTTGCAGATGCTCGACGCACTGAAGTTCAGCGAAACCGTCTACGGCCTGGGCGCCGGGATCTTCTTCATCGGCTACGTGCTGTGTGGCGTACCGAGCAACCTGGCCCTGACCCGGTTCGGCCCGCGGCGCTGGATCGCGGTGATGATGATTACCTGGGGCACCTTGTCCACCTGCCTGATGTTTGTCACCACGCCTGCCGGGTTCTACACCCTGCGCTTGCTGACCGGCGCCGCTGAGGCGGGTTTCTTTCCGGGCGTGGTGCTGTATCTCTCGCAGTGGTTCCCGAGCTTTCGCCGTGGCCGGATCATGGCACTGTTCATGTGCGCCATCCCGGTCTCGGGCCTGATTGGCGGGCCATTCTCGGGTTGGATCCTCAGCCACTTCGCTGCAGGCCAGGGCGGTCTTGCCGGCTGGCAGTGGATGTTCCTGCTGCAAGGGATTCCCACTGTGGTGCTGGGCGGCCTGGCGGTTTACCTGCTCAGCGACAGCTTTGCCAACGCCAAATGGCTGGGGGCACATGAACGGGCGGTACTGGAAGCCGACCACCGCCTGGATGCCGCCAGCAAACCGGCCTCGTCTTCGACCGACTCGCTGCTGGCCGTGTTCAAGAACCCGGCCATCTGGGCCTTTGGCCTGATTTACTTCTGCATTCAGAGTGGCGTGTACGCGATCAACTTCTGGCTGCCCTCGATCATCAAGAACCTGGGTTTCAGCGATACCCTGGTGATCGGCTGGATCAGCGCGATCCCGTACCTGCTGGCGGCGGTGTTCATGCTGCTCGTGGGCCGCTCAGCTGATTTGCACAAGGAGCGCCGCTGGCATTTGGTGGTACCGATGCTTATGGGCGCGCTGGGCCTGGTGATTGCGGTGAATTTCGCCACACAACCGGCCATTGCGATCCTGGGCCTGACCATTGCCACTATGGGCGCCCTGACCGGTTTGCCGATGTTCTGGCCGGTACCTACCGCGATGCTCAGCGCCGGTGCGGCAGCGGGCGGCCTGGCACTGATCAACTCGATGGGGCAGATGGCCGGTTTCCTCAGCCCGTATCTGGTGGGTTTCGTAAAAGACGCCACCGGCTCCACCGATGCGGCCCTGTACTTCCTGGCCGCCGTGATTGTGGGCGGCAGCCTGCTGGCACTGCGCATGACCCGGGGCATAAAACACGCGTAA
- the pssA gene encoding CDP-diacylglycerol--serine O-phosphatidyltransferase has protein sequence MPSLFKRSLLPKLRSFPLSADAFSILPSAAEFRRCLLEQIAGARHRITLVALYLQQDEAGQEILDALHAAKAARPELEIVVVVDWLRAQRGLIGAGKQPGNAAWYQAQTAAHPTHVPIYGVPVQTRELFGVLHLKGFIVDDCVIYSGASLNNVYLHKLDKYRFDRYHLLHNKQLADTMQRFVQQDLIETRAVHRLDLPTLPTTRSLRSAIGDLRSHLKKASYDTSTGTVGHFGLSVSPLLGVGKNNPLSRVICELIATSQQQLTICTPYFNLPLPVTREINRALERGVRIDIVVGDKTANDFYIPPSEPFKVIAALPYLYELSLRRFAKSHQRMIDNGLLNLHLWREGDNTYHLKGMWVDDRYTLLTGNNLNPRAFRLDLENGLLIDDPRRELLEPRRKELDAIFADTQRINNFKDLETLADYPPAVAKFLRRVSRVRIERLLYRIL, from the coding sequence ATGCCGTCGCTCTTCAAACGCTCCTTGCTGCCCAAACTGCGCAGCTTTCCGTTGTCCGCCGATGCGTTCAGCATCTTGCCCAGTGCGGCTGAATTTCGTCGCTGCCTGCTGGAGCAGATCGCGGGCGCCCGCCATCGCATCACGCTGGTGGCTTTGTACTTGCAGCAGGATGAGGCCGGCCAGGAGATCCTGGATGCCCTTCACGCCGCCAAAGCAGCGCGCCCCGAACTTGAAATCGTAGTGGTGGTCGACTGGCTGCGGGCCCAGCGTGGCCTGATCGGTGCGGGCAAACAGCCCGGCAATGCGGCCTGGTATCAGGCGCAAACTGCAGCACACCCGACCCACGTGCCGATTTATGGCGTGCCGGTGCAAACCCGCGAGCTGTTCGGGGTGTTGCATCTCAAGGGCTTTATTGTCGACGACTGCGTGATCTACAGCGGTGCGAGCCTGAACAACGTCTACCTGCACAAGCTCGACAAGTACCGTTTCGACCGTTACCACCTGCTGCACAACAAGCAGTTGGCCGACACCATGCAGCGTTTTGTCCAGCAAGATCTGATCGAGACCCGGGCCGTGCATCGCCTGGACCTGCCAACACTGCCGACCACCCGCAGCCTGCGCAGTGCCATTGGTGATTTGCGCAGCCATCTGAAAAAAGCCAGCTACGACACCAGCACCGGCACCGTCGGCCACTTTGGTCTATCGGTCAGCCCGCTGCTGGGGGTTGGCAAAAACAACCCGCTGAGCCGGGTGATTTGCGAACTGATCGCCACCAGCCAGCAACAGCTGACGATCTGCACGCCGTACTTCAACCTGCCGCTGCCCGTGACCCGCGAAATCAATCGGGCCCTGGAGCGTGGTGTGCGGATTGATATCGTGGTCGGCGACAAGACGGCCAACGACTTCTACATCCCGCCGAGCGAGCCCTTCAAGGTCATCGCGGCGTTGCCGTATCTGTACGAGTTGAGCCTGCGCAGGTTTGCCAAAAGCCATCAGCGCATGATCGATAACGGCTTGCTGAACCTGCACCTGTGGCGTGAAGGCGACAACACCTATCACCTCAAAGGCATGTGGGTGGATGACCGCTACACCTTGCTGACCGGCAATAACCTCAACCCGCGTGCGTTCCGGCTGGATCTGGAAAACGGGCTGCTGATCGATGACCCGCGGCGCGAACTGCTCGAGCCACGACGCAAAGAGCTGGACGCCATCTTTGCCGACACCCAGCGCATCAACAACTTCAAGGATCTGGAAACCCTGGCGGATTACCCGCCAGCAGTGGCCAAGTTCCTGCGCCGCGTGAGCCGGGTGCGGATCGAACGGTTGTTGTACCGGATTCTCTGA
- the rarD gene encoding EamA family transporter RarD, translating into MSKGIVLSVLASSLFGVMYYFTSLLWPLSGAEIFGWRMLLTLPCMTLFMCFSGDWRLVPVIVSRLRQQPRFFAVLAASSALVGVQLWLFLWAPLNGHSLDVSLGYFLLPLTMLLTGRMVYGEQLSHLQKIAAALATLGVANEVYRVGGFSWTTLLVAIGYPLYFVLRKRAGTDNLGGLWVDMLLLIPMAWWFVQSGEQGFDVASQRPALYALIPLLGAISALALISYILASRMLAFSLFGLLSYVEPVLLVLVALLLGESISAGQWMTYLPIWLAVVVLIFEGFKHLVRQRRSM; encoded by the coding sequence GTGTCCAAAGGTATTGTTCTATCAGTTCTGGCATCGAGCCTGTTCGGTGTCATGTATTACTTCACATCCCTGCTCTGGCCCTTGAGCGGCGCCGAAATCTTCGGCTGGCGGATGCTCCTGACCCTGCCCTGCATGACCCTGTTCATGTGCTTCTCCGGCGATTGGCGGCTGGTGCCGGTGATCGTCTCTCGGCTTCGTCAGCAACCCCGGTTCTTTGCCGTACTGGCCGCGTCCAGTGCCCTGGTGGGGGTCCAGCTCTGGCTGTTTTTGTGGGCACCGCTCAATGGCCACAGCTTGGACGTCTCCCTGGGTTACTTCCTGTTGCCGCTAACCATGCTTCTCACCGGGCGCATGGTGTATGGCGAGCAGCTCTCGCACCTGCAAAAAATCGCCGCGGCACTGGCCACCCTGGGAGTCGCCAACGAGGTGTACCGGGTGGGCGGTTTCTCCTGGACCACGCTGCTGGTTGCCATCGGCTACCCCCTGTACTTCGTGCTGCGTAAACGCGCAGGCACCGACAACCTTGGCGGTCTGTGGGTGGACATGTTGCTGCTGATACCGATGGCATGGTGGTTTGTGCAAAGCGGAGAGCAAGGGTTTGATGTAGCAAGCCAGCGCCCGGCCCTGTATGCACTGATCCCGCTGCTGGGTGCCATCAGTGCCCTCGCGTTGATCAGCTACATCCTGGCCAGCCGCATGCTGGCCTTCAGCTTGTTCGGCCTGCTCAGCTACGTAGAGCCGGTATTGCTGGTGCTGGTGGCGTTGCTGCTGGGCGAGAGCATCAGCGCGGGGCAATGGATGACTTACCTGCCCATCTGGCTGGCCGTGGTGGTGCTGATTTTTGAAGGATTCAAACATCTGGTGCGTCAGCGCAGGTCGATGTAA
- the rarD gene encoding EamA family transporter RarD, giving the protein MSKGIVLSILASCLFGVLYYFTSLLWPLDGQEIFGWRILISLPFMTLFICLSGDWKWVPIIFNRLRDKPLLIPCVLLTSFLVGLQLWMFMWGPLNGHGLDVSLGYFLLPLTMILTGRIVYGEHLSHLQKIATALAVIGVANELYRTGGFSWTTLVVAIGYPMYFVLRKKIGIDNLGGLWLDMLLMVPVALWFVLAGSHVDLGAQRQALYALVPLMGVISAAAGFAYILASRLLPFSLFGLLSYVEPVLLVAVALLLGDSLEDGQWLTYGPIWLAVVVLIIEGLKHVSRQRRSI; this is encoded by the coding sequence GTGTCTAAAGGCATTGTTTTATCGATTTTGGCTTCCTGTTTGTTCGGCGTCCTGTACTACTTCACTTCCCTTCTCTGGCCCCTTGATGGCCAGGAAATCTTCGGCTGGCGAATACTCATATCGCTGCCCTTCATGACACTCTTTATCTGCCTCTCCGGCGACTGGAAATGGGTCCCCATCATTTTCAATCGCTTACGCGATAAACCTCTACTGATTCCTTGCGTATTGCTCACCAGCTTCCTGGTCGGCCTGCAGCTGTGGATGTTTATGTGGGGGCCGCTGAACGGGCATGGTCTGGATGTGTCACTGGGTTATTTCCTGCTGCCACTGACGATGATCCTCACCGGACGCATCGTGTACGGCGAACACCTGTCGCACTTGCAGAAAATCGCAACCGCCCTTGCTGTCATCGGCGTGGCCAACGAGCTGTACCGCACCGGCGGTTTCTCCTGGACCACATTGGTTGTGGCTATCGGCTACCCGATGTACTTCGTCCTGCGCAAGAAAATCGGCATCGATAACCTTGGCGGCCTGTGGCTGGACATGCTGTTGATGGTTCCGGTTGCACTGTGGTTTGTACTGGCAGGTTCCCATGTCGATCTCGGCGCCCAGCGCCAGGCCTTGTATGCGCTGGTACCGCTGATGGGCGTCATCAGTGCGGCGGCAGGCTTCGCGTACATTCTGGCCAGCCGCCTGTTGCCGTTCAGCCTGTTCGGTCTGCTCAGCTACGTTGAGCCCGTGCTGCTGGTCGCCGTCGCCCTGTTGCTGGGTGACAGCCTGGAAGACGGTCAATGGCTGACCTACGGCCCGATCTGGCTCGCGGTCGTGGTGCTGATCATTGAAGGCTTGAAGCATGTGAGCCGACAACGTCGCTCCATCTAA
- a CDS encoding sugar diacid recognition domain-containing protein, whose translation MFELDHDLAQDIVDRAMAILPYNVNVMDSQGLILGSGEPERINTRHEGAQLVLANGRVVEIDAQTAKCLKGVQPGINLPLLLDQRLIGVLGLTGEPELLRTYAELVRMTAEMLVGQRYQQAEQQWRRQRCDDLVALLLSEGGDSPRLIDEAQQLGLKPQLSRIPYLFELGKGQSAEALSAWLQSRYPDSWCVSPATGSLLWCRPATAALDDVRLLEKLDSQGWQVLRVAAGGQADALKGLRRCYRRVGDLLAYGRDVLPHTRLLTLNRYRLPVMLWRHRNDDALEELLGPLHKVVAKDSNGQLIATLRSWCEHDGQSQACADALGIHRNSLRYRMERIAELSGVDPLSLNGMLALYLGVQLLAQS comes from the coding sequence ATGTTTGAACTGGATCATGATTTGGCGCAGGACATCGTGGATCGCGCGATGGCCATCCTGCCGTACAACGTAAACGTTATGGACAGCCAGGGCCTGATCCTGGGCAGTGGCGAACCCGAGCGTATCAACACCCGGCACGAAGGGGCGCAACTGGTGCTCGCCAATGGACGGGTGGTCGAAATCGACGCGCAAACCGCCAAGTGCCTCAAAGGCGTGCAGCCGGGCATCAACCTGCCGTTGCTCCTGGATCAGCGGCTCATTGGCGTGCTGGGCCTTACGGGCGAGCCGGAACTGCTGCGCACCTACGCCGAACTGGTGCGCATGACCGCCGAAATGCTGGTTGGTCAGCGCTATCAGCAGGCCGAGCAACAGTGGCGGCGTCAGCGCTGTGATGACCTGGTGGCCTTGCTGCTGAGTGAAGGCGGTGATTCCCCGCGCCTGATCGACGAAGCGCAGCAATTGGGGCTCAAGCCACAATTGTCGCGGATTCCGTATCTGTTCGAGCTGGGCAAGGGCCAAAGTGCCGAGGCCCTGAGTGCGTGGCTGCAATCGCGCTATCCGGACAGCTGGTGTGTGAGCCCCGCGACGGGTTCGCTGTTGTGGTGTCGGCCGGCAACGGCTGCGCTCGATGACGTGCGCCTGCTGGAGAAACTCGACAGCCAGGGCTGGCAGGTGCTGCGCGTTGCGGCGGGCGGCCAGGCCGATGCACTCAAAGGCTTGCGCCGCTGTTATCGCCGGGTCGGTGATTTATTGGCCTATGGCCGTGATGTGTTGCCGCACACACGGCTGCTGACCCTCAACCGCTACCGGCTGCCGGTGATGCTGTGGCGCCATCGCAATGACGATGCCCTTGAAGAGTTGCTCGGCCCGCTGCACAAGGTCGTGGCCAAGGACAGCAACGGGCAGCTGATTGCCACGCTGCGCAGCTGGTGTGAGCACGACGGCCAGAGCCAGGCCTGTGCAGACGCCCTGGGCATTCATCGCAACAGCCTGCGCTATCGCATGGAGCGTATTGCCGAATTGAGCGGGGTCGACCCCTTGAGCCTCAACGGGATGCTGGCCTTGTACCTGGGCGTGCAGTTGCTGGCACAGAGCTGA
- a CDS encoding glycerate kinase: MKIVIAPDSFKDSLSAEKVADAIAAGLADVFPHAQLVKCPMADGGEGTVEAIVAAGNGQLRRNQVQGPLGAPVEAHWGWLPDSHTAIIEMAEASGLQLVAPGQRDACVSSTFGTGELIRAALDAGARRVILAIGGSATNDAGAGALQALGLGLFDEQGNSLARGGLALARVARIDLGGLDPRLARVRFEIAADVNNPLCGEQGASAIFGPQKGASPEQVRLLDQALGHFADHCARVLPKDVRQEPGSGAAGGLGFAAKAFFGAQFRAGVEVVAELVGLAEAVKGADLVITGEGRFDAQTLRGKTPFGVARIAQAQGVPVVVLAGTLGEGYQALYEHGINAAFALTSGPMSLQDACARAPQLLTDRARDIARLLILRTL; this comes from the coding sequence ATGAAAATCGTGATTGCCCCCGACTCGTTCAAAGACAGCCTGAGTGCCGAAAAAGTCGCCGATGCCATCGCCGCCGGGCTGGCCGATGTTTTCCCCCACGCGCAACTGGTCAAATGCCCGATGGCTGACGGTGGCGAGGGCACGGTTGAGGCCATTGTGGCCGCGGGTAATGGCCAGTTACGCCGCAATCAGGTGCAGGGCCCGTTGGGTGCGCCCGTCGAAGCCCATTGGGGCTGGTTGCCGGACAGCCACACGGCAATCATTGAAATGGCTGAAGCCAGCGGTTTGCAGCTGGTTGCGCCGGGGCAGCGCGATGCGTGCGTCAGCAGCACGTTCGGTACCGGCGAGTTGATCAGGGCCGCGCTGGATGCGGGCGCCCGGCGCGTCATCCTGGCCATCGGCGGCAGTGCCACCAATGATGCCGGGGCTGGCGCGCTGCAAGCGTTGGGCCTGGGGCTGTTTGACGAGCAGGGCAATAGTCTGGCGCGCGGCGGTCTGGCATTGGCCAGGGTGGCCCGTATCGATCTGGGCGGCCTGGACCCGCGACTGGCCCGGGTACGTTTTGAAATTGCCGCCGACGTGAACAACCCGTTGTGCGGAGAGCAGGGCGCCTCGGCAATTTTCGGCCCGCAAAAAGGTGCTTCACCCGAGCAGGTCCGGTTACTGGATCAGGCGTTGGGGCACTTTGCCGATCATTGCGCCCGGGTCTTGCCCAAGGATGTACGTCAGGAGCCGGGTTCGGGGGCCGCAGGCGGGCTGGGCTTTGCCGCCAAGGCGTTTTTCGGTGCGCAGTTCCGCGCCGGGGTTGAAGTGGTGGCAGAGCTGGTCGGGCTGGCCGAAGCGGTCAAAGGGGCCGATCTGGTGATCACCGGTGAGGGTCGTTTTGATGCACAGACCTTGCGCGGCAAAACCCCGTTTGGCGTTGCGCGCATTGCCCAGGCCCAGGGCGTGCCGGTGGTGGTGTTGGCCGGCACACTTGGCGAGGGTTATCAGGCCTTGTACGAGCACGGGATCAACGCGGCATTCGCTTTGACCAGCGGCCCGATGAGCCTGCAGGACGCCTGCGCCCGGGCGCCGCAATTACTGACAGACCGGGCGCGGGACATTGCGCGTTTGCTGATCCTGCGGACCTTGTAG
- a CDS encoding ATP-binding protein: MLKILIRLYLVTIVTFALASYLVPGVIVSLFHERFMNYNVDMSRGMQTLLVKQFHHLPTEQWPALARELDAQFEPMQVNLLPITDSKFSAQEQHQLQQGKGVLRIGDWGWRTLVVSPLDEQLAIEWVMPPDPFDMSVLYWSINVLIGAALLGGLLLWLRPHWRDLERLKLTAERIGQGQLSERTQISRSSNIHGLATVFDTMAQDVENLLNQQRDLLNAVSHELRTPLTRLDFGLALVLCDDLPQDSRERLQVLVGHIRELDELVLELLSFSRLQSPSLVPERVEVSLDEFIDSILGSFDEELEAPEIVLDVLLHGTQERFALDPRLTARALQNLLRNAMRYCDRRIQVGVTVTAQGCELWVDDDGIGIPEQERERIFEPFYRLDRSRDRATGGFGLGLAISRRALQAQGGTLSVEQSPLGGARFKLWLPA; the protein is encoded by the coding sequence ATGTTAAAGATTCTGATACGCCTCTACCTGGTGACCATCGTGACGTTTGCCCTGGCCAGTTATCTGGTGCCCGGGGTGATCGTGTCGCTGTTTCATGAGCGTTTCATGAACTACAACGTCGACATGTCGCGGGGTATGCAGACCCTGCTGGTCAAGCAGTTCCATCATCTGCCCACTGAGCAATGGCCAGCCCTTGCCCGCGAACTCGACGCTCAGTTTGAACCGATGCAGGTCAATCTGCTGCCCATTACTGATTCCAAGTTCAGCGCCCAGGAACAGCACCAGTTGCAGCAAGGGAAGGGCGTGTTGCGCATTGGCGATTGGGGCTGGCGCACGCTGGTGGTTTCCCCGCTGGACGAGCAACTTGCCATTGAATGGGTGATGCCTCCGGACCCCTTCGACATGAGTGTGTTGTATTGGAGTATCAACGTCCTGATTGGCGCTGCATTGCTGGGTGGCTTGCTGCTGTGGCTGCGTCCGCACTGGCGTGACCTGGAGCGCCTCAAGCTCACGGCGGAGCGCATCGGTCAGGGGCAACTGAGCGAGCGTACGCAGATATCCCGCAGCTCCAACATCCACGGCCTGGCCACGGTGTTCGACACCATGGCCCAGGACGTGGAAAACCTGCTCAATCAGCAGCGTGATTTGCTTAACGCCGTGTCCCATGAATTGCGTACCCCCTTGACCCGCCTGGACTTTGGCCTGGCGCTGGTGCTGTGCGATGACCTGCCTCAGGACAGCCGCGAGCGCTTGCAGGTGCTGGTGGGGCACATACGTGAGCTGGATGAGCTGGTGCTGGAGCTGTTGTCGTTCAGCCGCCTGCAAAGCCCTTCGCTGGTGCCTGAGCGGGTAGAGGTGTCCCTGGATGAGTTTATCGACAGCATTCTCGGCAGTTTCGATGAAGAGCTGGAGGCTCCCGAGATCGTGCTGGACGTTCTGCTGCACGGCACCCAGGAACGCTTTGCCCTTGATCCGCGCCTGACTGCGCGAGCGCTGCAGAACCTGCTGCGCAATGCCATGCGTTACTGCGACCGGCGGATTCAAGTGGGGGTGACCGTCACGGCGCAAGGCTGTGAGTTGTGGGTGGATGACGATGGCATCGGGATTCCCGAGCAGGAACGCGAAAGGATTTTTGAACCGTTCTATCGTCTGGATCGCAGCCGGGACCGGGCAACCGGGGGGTTTGGTCTGGGGCTAGCGATCAGTCGGCGAGCCCTGCAAGCCCAGGGCGGCACGCTGAGCGTTGAGCAATCGCCGCTGGGCGGCGCTCGCTTCAAGCTATGGTTGCCGGCTTGA